Below is a genomic region from Syntrophorhabdaceae bacterium.
CAAGCCACGCAAATCTGAGTTCTTTGGACGCAGACCGTCTCCCCGTAAATCCTCTCACCTCCGCCGCAATAGAGATTCTTCTTGCCTGCCGCAGACTATCAATTATCAGCGGTACCACAAGGTATCTGAAACTCTTGAAACTCCCGCTGATCCCTTTACATCTTAACCCCCGTAATCTCTGCGCGATTATTATGCGCTTCGCTTCTTCAATGAGAACCGGCAGGAACCTCATGCTCACCATCAGCATAAAAGCAATCTTTTCAGGTACTCCAAGCTTTCTGAGTCCCAATACCATGTCCGAAGGATGCGTGCTCATGACAATCACCATGCTCAAGACCGTGGCGGATGACAACCTCATGGACTGAATAGCGCCATAGATCAAACCTTCCTTGTAAACGGATATGCCTCCGGTGAATCGGCCTATAAAGCCCGATCGCTTGCTTAAAAACGTAATCAGAGGCGTTCTCGGTTCAAAATAATAGAAGAAACCCTGTGAGACCATCGTAGCAATCACTATAACTGCCAGCATGCGCAGCGTTATCTTGATATACGAACCGGGGGGCGTGACGGTGACGAAACAGAAGAAGATGAGCATAAAGAGCAGAAGAAGGCTCAGTGGCTCGTTAAGAAGCACGATGAGAGAGGCGCTTCCGATACTCAAAAGAACTTTTGTTCGCGGATCGAGACGATGAAAGAATGTGTTCTTAGCGAGATACTTCATCGATAACCCTGCCATCCTTGATCCCAATGATTCTTGTGGCGTATTCCCGTGCCATCGGGTGATGCGTTGAAAATATAACGGTCTTTCCGCTATCCGCCAGTTCGGAGAGGAAGCCAA
It encodes:
- a CDS encoding energy-coupling factor transporter transmembrane component T, translating into MKYLAKNTFFHRLDPRTKVLLSIGSASLIVLLNEPLSLLLLFMLIFFCFVTVTPPGSYIKITLRMLAVIVIATMVSQGFFYYFEPRTPLITFLSKRSGFIGRFTGGISVYKEGLIYGAIQSMRLSSATVLSMVIVMSTHPSDMVLGLRKLGVPEKIAFMLMVSMRFLPVLIEEAKRIIIAQRLRGLRCKGISGSFKSFRYLVVPLIIDSLRQARRISIAAEVRGFTGRRSASKELRFAWLDYSMLCAFVLIIGTALIYRFYR